From a region of the Chrysemys picta bellii isolate R12L10 chromosome 7, ASM1138683v2, whole genome shotgun sequence genome:
- the LOC101941395 gene encoding probable peptidyl-tRNA hydrolase 2 isoform X2: protein MEADEALLVPLRELGVPEAAARRALALTGNVSAEAAAQLYFGGLETQEQADGGGCYKMVFVVNTELAMGVGKIAAQVGHAAVGLYQLIQEKSTGREMISQWDEYGAKKVVVQGSNTAHLMDLQALALSLELPTYLVQDAGRTQVPAGSYTVLAIIGEEEIVNQVTGKLRLLN, encoded by the exons ATGGAGGCAGATGAGGCGCTGCTGGTGCCGCTGCGGGAGCTGGGGGTGCCCGAGGCGGCGGCGCGCCGg GCGCTGGCCCTGACCGGGAATGTGTCCGCGGAGGCGGCGGCGCAGCTCTACTTCGGCGGCCTGGAGACGCAG GAGCAGGCGGATGGCGGCGGCTGCTACAAGATGGTGTTCGTGGTGAACACGGAGCTCGCCATGGGCGTCGGGAAG ATAGCAGCCCAGGTCGGACATGCAGCTGTTGGCCTGTACCAGTTAATACAGGAAAAATCCACTGGGAGGGAGATGATCTCTCAGTGGGATGAATATGG TGCGAAGAAGGTTGTAGTTCAAGGATCAAACACTGCCCACCTGATGGATTTGCAAGCATTGGCTTTGAGCCTGGAGCTGCCAACATACTTGGTGCAGGATGCAGGGAGAACACAG GTTCCAGCTGGATCTTACACTGTCCTTGCCATTATCGGAGAAGAAGAAATAGTGAATCAGGTGACTGGGAAGCTGAGGCTGTTGAACTGA
- the LOC101941395 gene encoding probable peptidyl-tRNA hydrolase 2 isoform X1: MEADEALLVPLRELGVPEAAARRVSRAGPGVSRGRALALTGNVSAEAAAQLYFGGLETQEQADGGGCYKMVFVVNTELAMGVGKIAAQVGHAAVGLYQLIQEKSTGREMISQWDEYGAKKVVVQGSNTAHLMDLQALALSLELPTYLVQDAGRTQVPAGSYTVLAIIGEEEIVNQVTGKLRLLN, encoded by the exons ATGGAGGCAGATGAGGCGCTGCTGGTGCCGCTGCGGGAGCTGGGGGTGCCCGAGGCGGCGGCGCGCCGggtgagccgggccgggccgggcgttTCTAGGGGCCGG GCGCTGGCCCTGACCGGGAATGTGTCCGCGGAGGCGGCGGCGCAGCTCTACTTCGGCGGCCTGGAGACGCAG GAGCAGGCGGATGGCGGCGGCTGCTACAAGATGGTGTTCGTGGTGAACACGGAGCTCGCCATGGGCGTCGGGAAG ATAGCAGCCCAGGTCGGACATGCAGCTGTTGGCCTGTACCAGTTAATACAGGAAAAATCCACTGGGAGGGAGATGATCTCTCAGTGGGATGAATATGG TGCGAAGAAGGTTGTAGTTCAAGGATCAAACACTGCCCACCTGATGGATTTGCAAGCATTGGCTTTGAGCCTGGAGCTGCCAACATACTTGGTGCAGGATGCAGGGAGAACACAG GTTCCAGCTGGATCTTACACTGTCCTTGCCATTATCGGAGAAGAAGAAATAGTGAATCAGGTGACTGGGAAGCTGAGGCTGTTGAACTGA